A window of the Halichoerus grypus chromosome 2, mHalGry1.hap1.1, whole genome shotgun sequence genome harbors these coding sequences:
- the LOC118518763 gene encoding serine protease inhibitor Kazal-type 6, which produces MTTGVISSPDTFNSLTDEFDTISEGDAVMTSQNEQDETFSTTLFGFCAFFSGVFSQGGQIDCGEFRDPKVYCTRESNPHCGSDGQTYGNKCAFCKAMVKSGGKINLKHQGKC; this is translated from the exons ATGACCACAGGGGTGATCTCCAGCCCTGACACCTTCAACAGTTTAACTGATGAATTTGATACAATCAGTGAAGGTGATGCAGTGATGACCAGCCAAAATGAACAAGATGAAACGTTCTCT ACTACATTGTTTGgattttgtgctttcttttcagGTGTCTTCAGTCAAGGAGGACAG ATTGACTGTGGTGAGTTCCGGGATCCCAAGGTCTACTGCACGCGGGAATCTAACCCCCACTGTGGCTCTGACGGCCAGACATATGGCAATAAATGTGCCTTCTGTAAGGCAATGGT GAAAAGTGGTGGGAAGATCAACCTAAAGCATCAAGGAAAATGCTGA